The Aedes albopictus strain Foshan chromosome 2, AalbF5, whole genome shotgun sequence region TTTgtcgaaattcaaaatttatttcGTTTTAGATTTTTGATCGTTGCCCGCCACCTTAAACTGTAGACTCCTGGTTCACTTTTACCGCCGAGGCTTCGCAAGACGACGAAAAACAATGGATTACGATTGAAGTATTTTATTACGACATTCCTATCGTCCATATGGCCCTAATTAGTGTATGGTGTCAGTGCGGGGGCCGTGATGATGCTGCCTGGTGCCTTGCTGCTGCCCGATCGTCCCAACCTTGCCGGAATTGCACGAGTTGTAATATGCGGACCCGGAACAGCTTCACTTTGTCCTCATGATCTTGGTGTGGTTTCGCTTCACTGACCAGGGTTACACGCGGGATTCCCGGCTGTTCTGTTTGGCACGATATGTTCATCGGAGTCACTCTGCGAATCTGGAATACCTTCGCTTCCTATTTGACCAGGTTCCCTTCCGAAACATGGACTTTTCTTGAATTTCCGTCTGTAGCTACGGATTTACTCCTCTTTGTCACCGGGTTGTGGGTCGTGTAGGTGTCCGTTTAggattacatcaggaattctcaccgaagatATAGCTTCACGAATTTCCACAGATGACTGCTCCAGGAAGTCCCACTAAGGGAATCGGGAGGGGATTCCTGCACCAATCCCTGATTAGACTTCCTGGGGAAATCGTCGGTTGGACTTTCTGAACCAATCAtcggtgggaatttctggaggagttcccgcagggaattactggataaatctcCGGTCGAATATCATGGGAAATCTCTGatgggaattcctgatggaatctccatagcgaacttctgaaggaatctaaaatTCCCACTGAACAAGTTTACTATTTCCTTCCTAGAAACCTCCAGCAGTTTCCCTCGCGGAATTGTAAAGCAGATCATTCCGAGAATCCTATGGTATTTTTTTCCAATCCTTATGAACCAATAAAACCTTCAACAATTCAACATCTGGAGGTAATCCCAAGAAGTAACTCCTAATGCTCCCGATCCGAAGGAATCTCCATGAAGAGGAGTAGAAACTTCCTGGAGTTTATTTTTGGGGCTCTTCCACCATTTCCATCCAAGAATCCTACTAAGAATTTCCCCACCAAATCCGTTCCGGAAATCTTCAGGCAATTCTTTCAATACTGCAACTATTTTTTAAGGACGCCGCATTGTATTTGTTTTGCTGGTAACAATGGTAAGatcaggtgaaaatttttgacaaatctggagcaatgaactgaaattttcggcaactgtgatgctgcaagggctgtcggcaagatccgtcaaaaatgaatcacccctcactacagcgtaaaaagctggatacggaTTCGTGCTGCTGTGGATCTAGAAACCAGAAAGTATTGCGAGGAGTCACGATATCGATTTTATTCCTTGACAAAGGTAAGATAAATGAACAAATAACTGATTCTCTTTTAACCAAGCTTTTTTACTGGCCCTCCTACAGAATTGCGAAAACTCCAATGGATTGGGCTTCCGTAGATCAGCATCGTTTTCAACGAGGTTTTATTGAAAACCAAGGAGGAAAAACCGACCAACGAATCCTTGCTGCTGTAGCTTAACtgcattttattataataatgtAGGATTATTCcttggccgttacaaatatttatttcactttttgtcccaccactctttggctggtcgaggggggggataaaaataataaagcatttaatcagaaaaatattaaaaactcatcggatttgttaaagattttttagcaagactcgatattttgataactattttttatctgccccctcaaaatgccctttttgagccaaaaatttttgaaggggggggggagacaaaaagtcaaaattaaatttgtatcagccttatatgTTTGAGGCAcatattaaaattatttaaacacATTCTTGTAGCATTTTTGTTTTtatgcagggttcctgatttccactttttatcttcttccacactcgaatacagtcagcagcgaacggttgtcgctttagtttgtgtgtttgcttgtcagcaacgacagcaaacaccggcgaacggtgggaagccatacataGAATTTAaatattcgtccacattcgcatcgcaagcgatggagaggtgatgcgattcgtgagtgatattgcgcgtacgaatatttgaagttttcaaaaatgtttatcattttctttgctaatctagcatttcaacaacaatacactaaaaacgtatgcattagggaagtggaaccatctcggcaggggtcctattttgggcacttttctgctataactcatccAATTCTAAAGCAAttggcacaatttttggaacgcaatgagatacatgtagtatctagccgtgtacaaaatttcaagtcaattggtttggaattgactgagttatagcgaagagtgcccaaaataacggccgctgcccaagtggttcgctaccaaGTTCGCTACcctacatgcagaaattctcttctagttataataatagccgcttcgatcgctcaccagcattcgtcaccattcgccattcattcattcgcttgcgatccaaactgtaacgatcggccacgaatatccatgtcaagcagctTGCGCATCACTCGCTTCCCACTCCCCCgctttgcacagtgtcttgcccctagcttcccactgcacagcaaaaaataaatgcaacctgcccgatgtaactcattccgatgtactaaataaccgatgtaatcacgattcctatgtacgattacatcgttttgatgtaaaatcttttgttcttatgtgtacatcgtcctgtgtaatattcatgcaaccgacgtattgatcgggttgcagcagttcggatgtaatattacacaacagttttttctgtgtggtgatggggttgcgcgtttgatcacgactatccgtttgctgcatctttctcgattcgcttcagcaaagaggagtgaatatgaatggagtgaggcgaatttaccaatccttgtttttattaaaaaaaaatgaaaaatacagGTAAATAAACATCATATTTGCAACCAAAACTCAAGGTTGAATATACCCTAGGGGCAagaccttggggcaagacactgtgctgtagagtacattttccttcacagagttgctcagaatttctcaggaTTGCACTCGTTTTTATtggggtgttgcctgatttatcgcaaaatcaaaacaatattgcttttttcactgaaaattttccttgcttcgctgagcaacatgacgtttcctaccagcgaaggcttacgcgatacaggaaatcactgaatttcacactaacacagcagaaaatctgtcaacaaaacctcaatacacatgcattttcagcgaaaagctctatttgcgtgacaacaatccactcccatgactaacgggcgaccgccgtcaaatatcaggattgccaactgcccggcgattctttgtcgccgaatctggcgctgggtcttcggcgcggaaacccaaaggtgggaataaaattttggggtttgcgcgtaATATTAcacgatatctcgcttttctagCAGTTGtaggggtgtttttcgacaaatttcttcGATCATTGATGAAAAGAGTTacccagaatttctcagagttactctcgtttgcacagtgtcttgcccctaggtcctatctgcatttgagaggctctctctgttcactttctctttcaattattgcaatgtaatggtacacttttcaactacttttgcagtacagccggaactcgctcgttgagccacaacctccacccagctaacgaattcgattcgctagttgggtgaagtgacatcaGCAAAAGGGGCGTGCTAGggacaagacactgtgcaaacgagagtaactctgagaaattatgAGCCACTCTTTTcgccaatgatcgacgaaatttgtagaaaaacacccctaaaactgctagAAAAGCGAAATATCGGACAACATTgctttgattttgcgataaatcaggcaacaccccagtaaaaacgggagcaatccggagaaattctgagcaactctgtgaaggaaaatttaCTCTCcagcctaggggcaagacactgtgcaaacgagagtaactctgagaaattctgagtaactcttttcaccaatgatcgatgaaatttgtcgaaaaacacccctaaaactgctagAAAAGCAatatatcgggcaatattgttttgattttgcgataaatcaggcaacaccccagtaaaaacgggagcaatccggagaaattctgagcaactctgtgaaggaaaatgtactctccagcacagtgtcttgccccaagtctCCAGcatagtgtcttgccccaagataatcaatgtaatcacgattcctatgcacgattacatcgttttgatgtaaaatcttttgttctcaTGTGTACATCGTCcaatgtaatattcatgcaaccgacgtattgatcgggttgcagcagttcagatgtaatattacacattTTTTCTGTGTATTTTGGCAGATTAATTCTATATCACAAagttgttgtgcccatgtgtgccagAAGCTTGGAGCAAGACGcagtgctggagagtacatttcccttcacagagttgctcagaatttctccggattgctcccgtttttactaggatgttgcctgatttatcgcaaaatcaaaacaatattgcccgatatctcactTTTCTAGCAATTTTAGGAGTATTTCGTCGATTATTGGTGAAAGGAGTTACTTAGAATTTCTAaaagttactctcgtttgcacagtgtctttccCCTAGGCCAGAAGTGTGCCgaattgtgccggcatgtgtgccgagaagtgccggcatgtgtgcagggcacaatgtgccgagtgaccaaccccttgagtCATGCACTAGGTCATGCATAATTTATTTACTATACCATTTCCAATAGCAATCTCATATAATCCATCATCCCAGCAGTGATCAACAGAAATCCGTGAATTCGTCGCTGAAAGTAATCCACTTGTGCATCCGAGTATACCGTTTGTTTCAATATCTGCTGGATCCAGTAGAATGACTGCATTTTCATGGGAAATACAGAGGGATATAAACTGAAAATGAATTAATCTATGGAACAGCACAATAGTTAATCATGAGAAGCTAACCTATCGATTTGTTGCTGCCAAAATCCAAGGTAAAGCAGAGTGCCACACAACGCGTACACAACAGGAAGCAGCATAACCGCAATCACCACAACACTCAAGCCGAACTTGACCAACGCCGGAAGCGGTTTTGCACTCCACGCATCCAACCAAATGAAGAGAACGTCTTGCAGGAAGGGCTTGGCCACGAAGAGAACTTTCTGGTGCCATTTTCCATGATGCCACTGTGGATCGgtaagaatttttagaaattcttaattATTTCAAAATAATAATTCTTACAATAACGTAAAAATTCTTTCGATTGCTTCTCCAAATGGGCATCCCTACTGATGAACTCCCGAACGAGCGAAGCTTGATCTGCtcgaattcgccttgacggaggctctctgagagaatagcgcttgcgtgaaaacaatttttttttaacatgggaaaggataggagctgcattttcaaatgcttctaattctttaaagaaattttttcaagcaaaacgttcttaatgttatcgaatgagattatgatacgctatattatagacataacattgtgatttaaaaacttttgtctaaaaccagttataatgtagctaattgaaagtatattgcaaaacattaaaacttttttcaatctgaagtccctaaaatattttagaagcatttgaaaatgcagctcctatcctttcccatgttaaaaaaaaatgatttcacgcacagcgcaattctctcagagagcctccgtcaaggcgaatgacTTCGGCCTCGATCTGGATGGTGTTCGTGTGATTTGACCTCGAACTTCTTTTTTCGCGAATCAGCTGATTGTTTACCAACAAAATTTACCTAGAGCTGTCAAAATCAGCGGTACCGTACCGGCACTTTTCGCGA contains the following coding sequences:
- the LOC115269193 gene encoding uncharacterized protein LOC115269193; the encoded protein is MQLLSFPMLKKNCFHASAILSESLRQGEFEQIKLRSFGSSSVGMPIWRSNRKNFYVIWHHGKWHQKVLFVAKPFLQDVLFIWLDAWSAKPLPALVKFGLSVVVIAVMLLPVVYALCGTLLYLGFWQQQIDSLYPSVFPMKMQSFYWIQQILKQTVYSDAQVDYFQRRIHGFLLITAGMMDYMRLLLEMV